In Brachypodium distachyon strain Bd21 chromosome 2, Brachypodium_distachyon_v3.0, whole genome shotgun sequence, one genomic interval encodes:
- the LOC100825813 gene encoding putative receptor protein kinase ZmPK1, with protein sequence MIRLIYPILVSFLSTLLCSCASPWQTISTGTSLQVDHERVFLISPDTTFSCGFYPSGNDTNAFYFSVWFTHASDRAVVWTANPHFLVNGHRSRISLNKEGNLVLTDVDGSTTWESNTSWGKHTTAALLDSGNLVIKTSTDKIIWQSFDSPTHTLLPSQHLTRNNRLVSQSDYHVLYFDNDNVLRLLYNGPDITSIYWPSPDYNAIQNGRTRFNSTKVAVLDHEGNFLSSDGFKMIASDLGLGIQRRITIDYDGNFRMYSLNASNGNWTITGAAIQQMCYVHGLCGRNGICEYSLHLRCTCPPGYKMADPENWNKGCKPTFSIECGQPHEDFTFVKIPHGDFYGFDLTSNESISFKECMQICMKSCMCMSFTYKNGEGLCYTKNLLFNGQVYPYFPGDSYFKLPKISLTPKDDGISCRPKESKVMLVFANAYIKNPDNISWSYFYIFAAILGAVELLFIMTGWYVLFKAHNIPKSMEEGYKMITSQFRRFTYHELVEATGKFKEEVGKGGNGIVYRGILGDKKVVAVKKLTDVRKGEEEFWAEVTLIGKINHMNLVRMYGFCSEGHHRLLVYEFVENESLDKYLFYDSNTERLLSWSQRFQIALGAARGLAYLHHECLEWIVHCDVKPENILLTRDFQAKIADFGLSKLSKRDSSNFNFTYMRGTTGYMAPEWVLNLPIDAKVDVYSYGVVLLEIVTGSRVSSGVTVGEEVMDLMQISSGVSIGEEEMDLMQISSGTTVGREEMGLVQFVQAVKQMLTSGANLGIVDARLKGHFNHEQATTMLKIAVSCLDERSKRPTMDQITKDLMVYNDEDFHPAYF encoded by the coding sequence ATGATTAGGCTCATCTATCCAATCCTTGTTTCCTTCCTCTCTACTTTGTTGTGCTCTTGTGCATCCCCATGGCAAACCATAAGCACAGGCACATCTCTGCAAGTAGATCATGAGAGAGTCTTCCTTATATCACCAGATACTACTTTCTCTTGCGGTTTCTACCCATCTGGAAACGACACGAATGCCTTTTACTTCTCAGTATGGTTTACACATGCCAGCGACAGGGCTGTAGTCTGGACAGCAAATCCTCATTTCCTAGTGAATGGTCATCGCTCAAGGATATCCTTGAACAAGGAAGGCAACTTGGTCCTTACCGATGTGGATGGATCCACAACATGGGAGAGCAATACAAGTTGGGGAAAGCATACAACAGCAGCTCTCCTTGACAGTGGAAACCTTGTGATCAAAACCTCAACTGACAAGATCATATGGCAGAGCTTTGATTCACCTACTCACACTTTGCTTCCTTCACAGCATCTCACGAGAAACAATAGGTTGGTCTCTCAATCCGATTATCATGTCCTCTATTTTGACAATGATAATGTCCTCCGGCTCCTATACAATGGACCAGATATCACAAGCATATATTGGCCAAGTCCAGATTACAATGCAATACAAAATGGTCGGACTAGATTCAATAGTACCAAGGTAGCAGTCCTAGACCATGAGGGCAATTTCTTGTCAAGCGATGGATTCAAAATGATAGCCTCTGATTTAGGTCTGGGAATCCAGAGAAGGATCACCATTGATTATGATGGGAACTTCAGAATGTACAGCTTGAATGCATCAAATGGTAACTGGACTATCACGGGGGCGGCTATACAGCAAATGTGCTATGTGCATGGATTGTGTGGAAGGAATGGAATTTGTGAGTACTCACTACATCTGAGATGCACTTGTCCTCCAGGATATAAAATGGCCGATCCAGAGAATTGGAACAAAGGTTGCAAGCCAACATTCAGCATCGAGTGCGGGCAACCACACGAGGATTTTACTTTTGTCAAGATTCCTCATGGCGACTTTTATGGCTTTGATCTAACTTCCAACGAGTCAATTTCTTTTAAAGAGTGCATGCAAATTTGTATGAAGAGCTGCATGTGCATGTCTTTCACATACAAAAATGGAGAGGGTCTATGTTACACTAAAAATCTGCTCTTCAATGGCCAGGTTTATCCATATTTCCCAGGAGATAGCTATTTCAAACTTCCAAAGATATCCTTGACCCCCAAAGATGATGGTATTTCCTGTAGGCCAAAGGAATCCAAAGTTATGCTGGTGTTTGCAAATGCATACATCAAAAACCCTGACAACATAAGTTGGTCATACTTCTACATCTTTGCTGCTATACTAGGAGCAGTTGAATTGCTTTTTATCATGACAGGATGGTATGTTCTTTTCAAAGCGCATAACATACCCAAGTCTATGGAGGAAGGTTACAAAATGATAACAAGCCAGTTCAGGAGGTTTACGTACCATGAGTTAGTTGAAGCAACAGGAAAATTTAAGGAAGAGGTGGGAAAAGGTGGAAATGGAATAGTTTATAGAGGAATACTTGGAGACAAGAAGGTTGTGGCAGTAAAGAAGCTCACAGATGTTAGAAAAGGTGAAGAGGAATTTTGGGCAGAAGTAACTCTAATTggaaagatcaatcacatgaattTGGTAAGAATGTATGGGTTTTGCTCAGAAGGCCACCACAGATTATTAGTGTACGAGTTTGTGGAGAATGAGTCGCTGGACAAATACCTTTTTTATGATAGTAACACTGAAAGATTGCTCTCATGGAGCCAACGATTCCAGATTGCCTTGGGGGCAGCAAGAGGTCTTGCTTACCTCCATCATGAGTGCCTTGAATGGATTGTGCATTGTGATGTAAAGCCAGAAAACATATTGCTAACACGAGATTTCCAAGCCAAGATAGCAGACTTTGGACTATCCAAGCTTTCTAAGAGAGATAGTTCTAACTTCAATTTTACTTATATGAGAGGCACAACGGGTTACATGGCACCAGAATGGGTACTGAATTTGCCAATCGATGCAAAGGTCGATGTCTACAGCTATGGAGTTGTGCTTCTAGAGATTGTCACAGGAAGTAGGGTTTCCAGTGGGGTAACAGTAGGCGAAGAAGTGATGGACTTGATGCAGATTTCCAGTGGGGTATCAATAGGCGAAGAAGAGATGGACCTAATGCAAATTTCCAGTGGGACAACAGTAGGCAGAGAGGAGATGGGACTGGTGCAATTTGTTCAGGCAGTGAAACAGATGCTCACTAGTGGGGCTAACCTAGGTATAGTGGATGCTAGGTTAAAAGGGCATTTCAATCATGAGCAAGCAACAACTATGTTGAAGATAGCTGTTTCATGTCTTGATGAAAGAAGCAAGAGGCCGACAATGGATCAAATTACAAAAGATCTCATGGTATACAATGATGAAGATTTTCACCCTGCATACTTTTGA
- the LOC100826126 gene encoding fasciclin-like arabinogalactan protein 11, whose translation MAARRTGIAAVAAAAFFAMVSVSLAQAPAPDATPSGPPNVTAILVKGGQYTTFIRLMKETQQDTQLNSQLNNSFNGNGYTVFAPTDNAFNNLKPGTLNSLTQQQQVALVQGHVLPQFYSMESFQTASNPVRTQASGQDGPFTLNITATANNQVNVSSGVSEVTVNNALSDKKPLAVYSVDKVLLPLEFFGAKAPAAAPAASKDGKTKKGEAASGPAGSDDEASPTSAAAGGARAVAWGVAAMAAVLGYLL comes from the coding sequence ATGGCGGCGCGGAGGACCGGCATTGCCGctgtcgcggcggcggcgttcttCGCCATGGTGTCGGTGTCACTGGCGCAGGCCCCGGCGCCCGATGCGACCCCAAGCGGCCCGCCGAACGTGACGGCCATCCTGGTGAAGGGCGGGCAGTACACGACCTTCATCCGGCTGATGAAGGAGACGCAGCAGGACACGCAGCTCAACAGCCAGCTCAACAACTCCTTCAACGGCAACGGCTACACCGTCTTCGCCCCGACCGACAACGCCTTCAACAACCTCAAGCCAGGCACGCTCAACAGCCTcacccagcagcagcaggtggcgCTCGTCCAGGGCCACGTCCTCCCGCAGTTCTACTCCATGGAGTCCTTCCAGACCGCCAGCAACCCCGTCCGCACCCAGGCGTCCGGACAGGACGGGCCATTCACGCTCAAcatcaccgccaccgccaacAACCAGGTGAACGTCTCCAGCGGCGTCTCCGAAGTCACCGTCAACAACGCGCTCAGCGACAAGAAGCCACTGGCCGTCTACTCTGTGGACAAGGTGCTCCTGCCCTTGGAGTTCTTCGGGGCCAAGGCGCCCGCGGCAGCGCCTGCCGCTTCCAAGGACGGGAAGACCAAGAAGGGCGAGGCCGCCTCTGGGCCGGCCGGGTCGGACGACGAGGCCTCGCCCACgagcgccgcggcgggcggcgcgagggCCGTCGCCTGGGGCGTggctgccatggccgccgtTCTTGGCTACCTCTTGTAA